One Candidatus Abyssobacteria bacterium SURF_5 DNA segment encodes these proteins:
- a CDS encoding thiolase family protein, translating to MAAREVVFVDGVRTAFGRMGGTIRDIFASKLAGIGIKGLLDKTKIVEKAHVDCVFLGSAAGCSHSNNPARWATLYSGLDYKTSASYVEMQCGSGIDCINHAAWKILANHADVVIAGGMESYSQMVAKFSMAVQPYRLNAPMPIRQGLSPVPEECIGMGETAENLQVTYKIPREASDEFAYNSQMRAKAAMEAGYFDEEIVPVVIPGTRKSPDIIFNVDEHPRPDTTLAGLAKLPPAFRKDGTVTAGNASGRNDGSAFVLMMTAEKAKELGYEPMAKWICGYDYGVDPKIMGIAPGYAMPMAIKRAGLKLSDMDVMECNEAFAVQNLAVIKEVESQTGEKVDMKKWNPNGGAIAFGHPNGASGPRIGMFTMRELIRRGGRYGIFASCCGGGLGVATVIENLKM from the coding sequence ATGGCTGCAAGAGAAGTCGTGTTTGTTGACGGTGTGCGCACCGCCTTTGGTCGCATGGGCGGAACGATCCGGGATATTTTCGCGTCCAAGCTGGCCGGTATCGGCATTAAAGGCCTGCTCGACAAAACGAAAATCGTCGAAAAAGCTCATGTGGATTGTGTGTTCCTCGGGTCGGCTGCCGGTTGTTCGCATTCAAATAATCCCGCGCGTTGGGCGACGCTTTATTCCGGCCTTGATTACAAGACCTCTGCCTCGTACGTCGAAATGCAGTGCGGGTCCGGCATTGATTGCATAAACCACGCGGCTTGGAAAATTCTGGCGAACCACGCCGACGTCGTCATTGCCGGCGGCATGGAATCTTACTCGCAGATGGTAGCCAAGTTTTCCATGGCGGTCCAGCCCTATCGCCTGAATGCGCCCATGCCCATCCGGCAAGGGCTTTCTCCGGTTCCCGAAGAATGCATCGGAATGGGCGAGACGGCCGAGAATCTGCAGGTTACGTACAAGATTCCGCGTGAGGCCTCGGATGAATTCGCGTATAACAGTCAGATGCGCGCAAAGGCCGCAATGGAGGCCGGCTATTTCGATGAGGAGATCGTTCCCGTCGTCATTCCGGGGACCAGAAAGAGTCCCGATATAATTTTCAACGTGGACGAACATCCACGCCCGGATACTACGCTCGCGGGACTGGCGAAGCTCCCGCCCGCCTTCAGGAAGGACGGCACCGTAACCGCCGGTAACGCCTCCGGCCGCAATGACGGCTCCGCCTTTGTGCTGATGATGACCGCCGAAAAAGCCAAAGAGCTTGGCTACGAGCCGATGGCGAAGTGGATTTGCGGGTACGACTATGGCGTCGATCCGAAAATCATGGGCATCGCCCCCGGCTATGCGATGCCAATGGCTATCAAGCGCGCGGGACTGAAGCTGTCGGATATGGATGTCATGGAATGCAATGAAGCTTTTGCCGTTCAGAATCTCGCAGTCATCAAGGAAGTCGAAAGCCAGACCGGCGAAAAAGTTGACATGAAGAAGTGGAATCCGAACGGCGGCGCTATCGCATTCGGACATCCAAATGGCGCTTCCGGTCCGCGGATCGGCATGTTCACCATGCGTGAGTTGATCCGTCGCGGCGGAAGATACGGCATCTTCGCGTCATGCTGCGGCGGAGGACTCGGAGTGGCGACTGTTATAGAGAACCTGAAAATGTGA